The Brevibacillus brevis genome contains a region encoding:
- a CDS encoding phage tail protein, whose product MAVIGSLGEVIFEVSSQRVRTFDDMTRNGSSRWVTHDIHRNKPIPEFVGPGLEEISLSIQLKASLGVDPEAELKTLRIKRDTGQRDLLVIGNKPVSTSQWITESVSEQHKNYDGRGRLLSVNVELRLKEYPKKAGS is encoded by the coding sequence ATGGCGGTCATCGGAAGTCTTGGAGAAGTGATTTTTGAAGTATCTTCCCAGCGTGTTCGTACTTTTGATGATATGACAAGAAACGGCTCGAGCCGGTGGGTAACCCATGACATCCATCGAAACAAACCGATTCCTGAATTCGTTGGTCCGGGGCTTGAAGAAATTAGTCTTTCCATTCAGTTGAAAGCCTCGCTCGGGGTTGATCCAGAAGCGGAGCTGAAAACATTGCGGATCAAAAGGGATACGGGCCAAAGGGATTTATTGGTCATCGGAAACAAACCTGTTTCAACCAGCCAATGGATTACCGAGTCGGTCAGCGAACAACACAAAAACTATGACGGTCGTGGTCGTTTACTATCTGTTAACGTTGAGCTGCGTCTCAAGGAGTATCCGAAAAAGGCGGGAAGCTAA
- a CDS encoding phage baseplate assembly protein V, protein MKNILRVGIVSSVDERDATARVVFGDREDVVSYKMDILSRGSFLLKDYWLPDVNEQVWCLFLPTGNADGIILGSTYNQEDLVPIKNKNKRHIRFGDGTFIDYDRETHTLTVDFLHPGKIVFNNTNIINNQTTQRGEPEWRSSEVLEK, encoded by the coding sequence ATGAAAAACATATTGCGTGTCGGCATTGTATCGAGCGTAGACGAGAGGGATGCGACAGCAAGGGTCGTCTTTGGTGACCGCGAGGATGTGGTGTCCTACAAAATGGACATCCTTTCTCGTGGTTCTTTTTTGTTAAAAGATTACTGGCTGCCGGATGTGAATGAACAGGTATGGTGCCTGTTTTTGCCGACAGGGAATGCAGATGGGATTATTCTCGGATCAACGTACAATCAAGAGGACCTAGTGCCAATCAAGAACAAAAATAAACGCCACATCCGTTTTGGTGATGGGACATTCATCGACTATGATCGAGAAACGCATACCCTGACAGTCGATTTTCTTCATCCTGGGAAAATCGTCTTTAATAACACCAATATCATAAACAACCAAACGACGCAGCGAGGTGAACCAGAATGGCGGTCATCGGAAGTCTTGGAGAAGTGA
- a CDS encoding baseplate assembly protein, whose protein sequence is MSRFDFLPDVSFANKSPQQIEADLIANYEKEYKKPLAAADPVRLFIKSIVPFFVQQRVIIDDSAKQNLLKYARGKYLDLIGILLNVLRILATKAKTTVRFTLSTPVSQIIPKGTRVTAGDNVFFATTADVTVTSGETKVEVKAECVSVGVIGNGYPVGKLNQLVDPLPFVQSVSNVTESGGGADEEDDDSYAERIRQAPESFSVAGPSGAYEFWAKSASTLLGDVNVSSPRAGVVEIRPLLKTGEIPDQTILDQVAAVCNDRKIRPLTDQVFVLAPTQKTYNIEATYWIDTDKESAVTTIQANVNKAVASYQLWQRAKLGRDIDPSELVFLMKQAGAKRVSVTSPVFTTLTESQVAKEHTVNVVYGGLESG, encoded by the coding sequence GTGTCTAGGTTTGATTTTTTACCAGATGTATCATTCGCCAATAAATCGCCGCAACAGATCGAAGCGGATCTGATCGCAAACTATGAAAAAGAATACAAAAAACCACTTGCAGCAGCTGATCCGGTACGACTCTTTATCAAGAGCATCGTGCCTTTTTTTGTACAGCAAAGAGTCATTATCGACGACTCTGCAAAACAGAACTTGCTTAAATATGCGAGAGGTAAGTACCTGGACCTCATTGGTATCTTGCTGAACGTATTAAGAATACTGGCTACAAAGGCTAAGACTACGGTTCGTTTTACCTTATCGACACCAGTATCTCAGATCATACCGAAAGGGACCCGAGTTACAGCAGGGGACAACGTATTTTTTGCAACAACAGCGGACGTCACAGTCACAAGTGGGGAGACGAAAGTAGAGGTCAAAGCGGAATGCGTTTCCGTGGGTGTGATTGGCAATGGGTATCCAGTGGGAAAACTGAACCAATTGGTTGACCCTCTGCCATTTGTCCAATCGGTTTCTAATGTCACAGAATCGGGCGGCGGGGCAGATGAAGAGGACGACGATTCATACGCAGAACGAATCCGGCAGGCACCAGAGAGCTTTTCTGTAGCTGGTCCATCTGGAGCTTACGAGTTTTGGGCAAAGTCAGCCAGTACCCTTCTGGGGGATGTGAATGTATCAAGCCCAAGGGCTGGAGTGGTGGAGATTCGACCTCTACTCAAAACGGGAGAGATACCTGATCAGACAATCCTCGATCAAGTCGCGGCTGTTTGCAACGATAGAAAGATTCGGCCACTCACTGACCAAGTTTTTGTTTTGGCCCCGACTCAAAAAACATACAACATCGAGGCCACATACTGGATTGATACGGACAAGGAAAGTGCTGTCACCACGATTCAGGCAAATGTGAATAAAGCCGTTGCTAGCTATCAACTTTGGCAAAGAGCCAAGCTTGGCCGTGACATTGATCCGTCTGAGCTTGTTTTCCTCATGAAGCAGGCGGGAGCTAAACGGGTATCTGTGACAAGTCCAGTTTTTACCACACTGACTGAATCGCAAGTAGCCAAAGAACACACGGTCAATGTGGTGTATGGAGGGTTGGAAAGTGGTTGA
- a CDS encoding phage tail protein, protein MVDIYNAKLSDILPSSIKEDKKIRALAAAITKEMQDISSDMKLVLMFSRIDELDSEVVDILAHQLHVDFYDSSLSLESRRELVKTAIGAHRYKGTPWAIEQVASILFKNSSVREWFEYGGEPHHFRIETEQLIFEPGDLAKFRRLVEGVKRKSSWLDDIVFKIIATTIRVDVSAKRFIVDYFVCNTFYPDEIVVNAPSLPVFVAPGMPMFTATE, encoded by the coding sequence GTGGTTGATATCTACAACGCAAAGCTGTCGGACATCCTTCCATCGTCCATAAAAGAAGACAAGAAGATTCGAGCGTTGGCTGCAGCCATTACAAAGGAAATGCAGGACATATCCTCTGATATGAAACTGGTGCTTATGTTTTCCCGGATCGATGAACTAGATTCAGAGGTGGTGGACATCCTGGCCCACCAATTGCACGTCGATTTCTATGATTCATCGTTATCTCTTGAAAGTCGGAGGGAGCTCGTCAAAACGGCAATAGGAGCTCATCGATATAAGGGAACGCCCTGGGCAATCGAACAGGTCGCATCTATTTTGTTCAAAAATTCATCGGTCCGCGAATGGTTCGAATACGGTGGGGAACCGCATCATTTTCGAATCGAGACAGAACAGTTGATTTTTGAGCCGGGGGATCTGGCAAAGTTCCGTCGTCTGGTGGAAGGTGTGAAGCGCAAGAGCTCTTGGTTGGATGACATTGTGTTCAAGATCATAGCCACCACGATCAGAGTAGATGTTTCTGCTAAAAGATTTATCGTTGATTACTTTGTGTGCAATACCTTCTACCCTGACGAAATTGTTGTCAATGCTCCAAGCTTGCCCGTCTTTGTTGCGCCTGGCATGCCTATGTTTACAGCAACGGAATGA